From Candidatus Poribacteria bacterium, the proteins below share one genomic window:
- a CDS encoding C-terminal binding protein: protein MQNDWKILITDYAWPSIEPERQVLAEIGAELIAAETGDEAELLPLAPMMDGILTCWQPVRAPVIAAAEKCQIIGRCGIGLDNIDVETATEHGIVVTNVPAYCIDEVSDHAMGLLLACARKVSRFNRATRDGIWEQNIGPAMYRLRGKTLGVVGFGRIARSIVPKAKGFGLTVNICSPRTDPALIQEHGAQKVAFPELLATSDFITIHTPLTPETRYMFSYAEFRAMKSTAYLINTARGGIVDTTALTAALRNAEIAGAGLDVLETEPPEENEELLTLENAIVTPHAAFISEESILDLEVAAATCVVEVLTGKLPESVVNPSVLEQPNLRATSLIKTTS from the coding sequence ATGCAAAACGACTGGAAAATTCTCATAACCGATTACGCATGGCCCTCCATTGAACCCGAACGGCAGGTATTGGCTGAGATCGGGGCAGAACTCATCGCTGCGGAGACGGGAGACGAGGCGGAACTCTTACCGCTCGCGCCGATGATGGACGGCATCCTCACCTGTTGGCAACCCGTTCGCGCGCCAGTCATCGCCGCCGCTGAAAAATGTCAAATTATTGGGCGATGTGGTATTGGACTTGACAACATCGACGTGGAAACCGCTACGGAACACGGTATCGTTGTCACAAACGTCCCTGCCTACTGTATTGATGAAGTCTCCGACCATGCGATGGGACTGTTGTTGGCGTGCGCCCGAAAAGTCTCACGTTTCAATCGGGCGACCCGGGACGGTATATGGGAGCAGAACATCGGACCAGCAATGTATAGACTCCGAGGCAAGACGCTCGGTGTCGTCGGATTTGGACGGATTGCGCGATCCATTGTGCCAAAAGCGAAAGGGTTTGGACTAACAGTCAATATCTGTTCTCCACGTACCGATCCTGCGTTAATTCAGGAGCACGGCGCACAAAAGGTCGCGTTTCCAGAACTCCTCGCAACGTCTGACTTTATCACAATCCACACACCCCTGACCCCAGAGACACGATATATGTTTAGTTACGCTGAGTTTCGGGCGATGAAATCGACAGCCTACCTAATCAACACGGCGCGCGGGGGCATCGTAGACACAACTGCACTTACCGCTGCGCTTCGTAACGCTGAAATTGCCGGTGCGGGGTTGGATGTCTTGGAAACAGAACCGCCTGAAGAAAACGAAGAACTACTCACACTTGAGAATGCCATCGTCACACCGCATGCCGCTTTTATCTCGGAGGAATCGATTCTTGATCTTGAGGTTGCTGCTGCGACGTGCGTTGTGGAAGTACTAACAGGAAAACTGCCAGAATCCGTTGTGAAC